Genomic segment of Ignavibacteriales bacterium:
AGACCAGAAAAAACTGTGGCGGACGAATCTAATTAACAAAAAGAAGCTGAATAATTATAAACACCGGAAGAAGAATCAAAAGGGAGAAGCCATAAATATATGCGAAGAAGCTTGGCATTTTTATATTGTTCTCTTCAGCCACCGCCTTCACCATGAAATTTGGACCATTGCCGATGTAAGTCATACTGCCGAAGAAAACTGAACCAACAGAAATTGCTTTAAGAATCTCTTCCGGTATTCCGGCAACGATATTTCCAGAATTTATTCCTAAGCCCAGAGCAAGAGAATGAAATGTTACCGCAGTTGGAGTATTATCTAAAAAACTACTTAACAATCCGGAATAGTAATAAAATTGTTGAGGTAAAATTACACCAAGAGACTTTGCGTTGTATTCAAGGTACAACAAACATGGAACCATTGTTATAAAAATACCAAGAAATAAATAACCGACTTCTTTAATCGGTTCCCAAGTAAAATTGTTTGATTCCCTTGTTACCTTGGTTGTAAACACTAAAGAAAAAATAGCCATCGCAAGAATAATGCCTTCGCGGATAAATTTATAATAATGATTACTTTTTATGAAAGGAAGATATTGTTCGTTCAAAAAAGCTACAGCAACGATAACTCCGACGAGCCAGATAAAATTTATCTTTCCGGAAATTTTAATTGGTCTTATAACCGTGCGATCTGATTCAACCGCTTCCGCCGGCTCTTTTTTGTAGTAATATGTATCAATTAAAAAACAAATAGTTACGAGAAACAGATTAGTAACAAACCACTCGGGGAATAATTTTAGAAACCATGTAAAATGAGCGCCGCGAAGATACATCATAAACAACGGCGGATCTCCGAGCGGAGTTAATAATCCTCCGCAGTTAGCTACTACAGCTATGAAAAATAAAATAGTGTGGACTTTGAATTTTCTTTCTTTGTTGGTGTGAATAAGAGCGCGTATAAGAAGCATTGCTGCACCGGTCGTTCCCATTAACGAGGCAATGACAGCACCGATGATCAGAAACAACGAATTTACAGAAGGAGTTGCTTCAATGTCTCCATCTAAAAAAATTCCGCCCGTAATGGTATATAGTGCACCAAGCAGAATTATAAAGGGCACGTAATCAAACAGAATAGTTTCAAAAAGTTTTTCTCCTAACCCAGCGCTTAAAAGATATATCACAACGGGAACGCTAAGAACGAAAGCCACAATGAGTTTGTTTTTATTCTTTTCCCAAAAACGATTCCAGAGCAAAGGAAAGATTGCTATAGAAAGAAGCATTAAGAGAAAAGGAATAGCAGCAAACAGAGGAACATTAACAGTAAAATCGTTCATTGATTAGATCCGATTATTTTGTGTCGAAAAACATTTATATAGAAAACGCTAAAAAAAATAATTTAAAACTGCATTTATAAAATTGAAAAACAGAGTAAAATTCAAAAATAGTAAATTACTTTTTGAGAAGATCTCTTATTTGAGTCAACAGCAAAACCTCTTCTTTGGGTGCAGGCCTTACTTCTTCTGTTTTCCTTAAACGGTTTATTCCTTTTATCATCATAAAAATAGCAAAGGCAATAATGATAAAATCAATTATTGTATTAATGAACAATCCGTATTTAATAGTAACGCCATAAGCCAAAGAGACAGAAAGTTTGCTAAAATCTATACCGCCCAACAGCAAGCCGATAGGAGGCATTATCACATCCGACACTAGTGAAGTAACTATCTTACCGAATGCCGCACCGATAATAATTCCTACAGCCATATCAACGACGTTACCCTTCATTGCGAATGTTTTAAATTCTTGAACGAGTTTCATTTATCTCCTTTGATTTAGTTGTTAAAAGTTAAAGCAGTGACGTAAACAGATTATCTATAATTATTGCAACTCGCAGTGCTCAACCATCAAGAATATTCATTAATTTTTTATAAACAAATATTCGATACCGTTGTTTTCCGGTGGACTCCTTTAAAATATTTTCTTCTAATAATTTCGCTATGAGAACATTTGCCGTTTGTTTATTTAATCCAAGTTCTTTAGTGATAAATGGA
This window contains:
- the mscL gene encoding large-conductance mechanosensitive channel protein MscL, translating into MKLVQEFKTFAMKGNVVDMAVGIIIGAAFGKIVTSLVSDVIMPPIGLLLGGIDFSKLSVSLAYGVTIKYGLFINTIIDFIIIAFAIFMMIKGINRLRKTEEVRPAPKEEVLLLTQIRDLLKK
- a CDS encoding sodium:proton antiporter; translation: MNDFTVNVPLFAAIPFLLMLLSIAIFPLLWNRFWEKNKNKLIVAFVLSVPVVIYLLSAGLGEKLFETILFDYVPFIILLGALYTITGGIFLDGDIEATPSVNSLFLIIGAVIASLMGTTGAAMLLIRALIHTNKERKFKVHTILFFIAVVANCGGLLTPLGDPPLFMMYLRGAHFTWFLKLFPEWFVTNLFLVTICFLIDTYYYKKEPAEAVESDRTVIRPIKISGKINFIWLVGVIVAVAFLNEQYLPFIKSNHYYKFIREGIILAMAIFSLVFTTKVTRESNNFTWEPIKEVGYLFLGIFITMVPCLLYLEYNAKSLGVILPQQFYYYSGLLSSFLDNTPTAVTFHSLALGLGINSGNIVAGIPEEILKAISVGSVFFGSMTYIGNGPNFMVKAVAEENNIKMPSFFAYIYGFSLLILLPVFIIIQLLFVN